From the Sandaracinaceae bacterium genome, one window contains:
- a CDS encoding glycosyltransferase family 2 protein, which yields MARAIGDAVARSALGVVESHRKTLDQALPGNLRGAARVETALRDLADGRFESLSSAPVLAFARPVLKPGFYFVSAHVETAATRGRVTFEFSGLGEDAPAYRFGLATRSQHPVFRIVRVPPVETDAGSSGSRYSLRLSPTDAPGPFTLHSVRVVPVPERFAVARMRRRIVSAGAAQGRSLSTLRAESASLTGDALWARYDRTFPRGERQTSYAGWIAAVESPLMDAYLKEADVTLARLAAGTPSKQRPRVSVLVPVCDPRPEDLRACLRSALDQVYPEVEVCVADDASTDPAVHAVLDELSALDARLRVVRRATRGHLSAATNEALAIARGELIALLEHDDTLAPDALLHMVDALAEAPEAIFAYSDEDALDERGERCDPHFKPQWNPEYLLSGNYVGHLVVARTDAVRAQGGLRVGYEGSQSHDLLLRLTDEARSGQVVHVPHVLYHGRRSAAFTAAGTDTKPNAAGAGLRAVADAAVRRGIAAEVRHVDGVAFGYRLVRALPVPPPKVSIIMPTRDGGSVLARAVDGVLAGTDYANLELLLIDNGSTCEQTLGVLARAAEDPRVQVLRDDSPFNFSALNNRAAAKARGDVFVLLNDDVEVLPDQADWLRELASYALVPEIGCVGAKLLYPDGTVQHGGVILGIGGVARHAHKRFPAAHCGYFGRLQLTHALSAVTAACLAVRRDVWEAMGGLDEGLAVAFNDVDFCLRVREAGYRNVFTPHAVLVHHESVSRGSDHTPARRERFTREVRFMAERWGDALLRDPYYSRHLTLDHEDFAIAQSD from the coding sequence GTGGCGAGGGCGATTGGCGATGCGGTCGCGCGGAGCGCCCTCGGGGTCGTCGAGTCGCACCGGAAGACGCTAGACCAAGCCCTCCCTGGAAACCTGAGGGGAGCCGCGCGGGTCGAGACCGCGCTCCGCGACCTCGCGGACGGGCGCTTCGAGTCGCTTTCCTCCGCCCCCGTATTGGCGTTCGCGCGCCCGGTGCTCAAGCCCGGCTTCTACTTCGTCTCGGCGCACGTGGAGACCGCCGCCACCCGCGGGCGAGTGACCTTCGAGTTCAGCGGCCTCGGCGAGGACGCCCCGGCCTACCGGTTCGGGCTCGCGACGCGCTCTCAGCACCCCGTCTTCCGGATCGTCCGAGTTCCCCCGGTCGAGACCGACGCGGGCTCCAGCGGATCCCGCTACTCGCTGCGTCTCTCGCCCACGGACGCCCCGGGCCCTTTCACGCTCCACTCGGTCCGTGTGGTGCCGGTGCCGGAGCGCTTCGCGGTCGCCCGAATGCGCCGCCGGATCGTCTCAGCCGGTGCCGCTCAGGGACGCTCGCTCAGCACGCTCCGGGCGGAGAGCGCGTCGCTAACAGGCGACGCGCTCTGGGCTCGCTATGACCGCACCTTCCCGCGCGGCGAGCGGCAGACCAGCTACGCCGGCTGGATCGCCGCGGTCGAGTCGCCCTTGATGGACGCCTACCTCAAAGAGGCCGACGTGACCCTCGCGCGCCTCGCGGCGGGGACCCCGTCGAAGCAGCGCCCTCGCGTCAGCGTCCTCGTCCCGGTCTGTGATCCGCGTCCCGAGGACCTCCGCGCGTGCCTCCGCTCCGCGCTGGACCAAGTCTACCCAGAGGTGGAGGTGTGTGTCGCGGACGACGCCTCCACGGATCCGGCCGTCCATGCCGTGCTGGATGAGCTCTCGGCGTTGGATGCCCGCCTCCGCGTGGTGCGACGGGCGACGCGTGGCCACCTCAGTGCAGCCACCAACGAGGCGCTCGCCATCGCGCGCGGCGAGCTGATCGCGCTCTTGGAGCATGACGACACGCTGGCGCCCGACGCCCTCCTCCACATGGTGGACGCGCTAGCCGAGGCGCCCGAGGCGATCTTCGCCTACAGCGACGAGGACGCGCTCGACGAGCGTGGCGAACGTTGCGACCCGCACTTCAAGCCGCAGTGGAACCCCGAGTACCTGCTGAGCGGGAACTACGTCGGGCACCTCGTCGTCGCGCGCACGGACGCGGTGCGCGCGCAGGGGGGGCTGCGGGTGGGATACGAAGGAAGCCAGAGCCACGATCTCTTGCTCCGGCTGACGGACGAAGCGCGGTCCGGTCAGGTGGTTCACGTCCCGCACGTGCTCTACCACGGGCGCCGAAGCGCGGCGTTCACCGCCGCAGGGACCGACACCAAGCCCAACGCAGCCGGGGCGGGCCTGCGGGCCGTAGCGGATGCCGCCGTCCGGCGCGGGATCGCTGCGGAGGTGCGCCACGTCGATGGGGTAGCGTTCGGCTATCGCCTCGTGCGTGCGCTCCCGGTGCCGCCTCCAAAGGTCAGCATCATAATGCCGACGCGTGACGGTGGCTCCGTGCTGGCCCGCGCGGTGGACGGCGTGCTCGCGGGAACGGACTACGCAAACCTCGAGCTGCTGCTCATCGACAACGGGAGCACGTGTGAGCAGACACTCGGTGTGCTCGCGCGTGCAGCGGAAGACCCTCGCGTCCAGGTGCTGCGAGACGACTCTCCCTTCAATTTCTCCGCGCTCAACAACCGCGCGGCGGCGAAGGCGCGGGGAGACGTGTTCGTCCTCTTGAACGACGACGTGGAGGTGCTGCCCGACCAAGCGGATTGGCTGCGCGAGCTCGCTTCGTACGCGCTGGTGCCCGAGATTGGCTGCGTCGGCGCCAAGCTCCTCTATCCGGACGGGACGGTACAGCACGGGGGCGTGATCCTTGGCATCGGCGGCGTGGCGAGACACGCGCACAAGCGCTTTCCCGCGGCTCACTGTGGGTACTTTGGGCGGCTCCAGCTCACGCACGCCCTGAGCGCCGTCACGGCCGCCTGTCTGGCTGTGCGCCGCGACGTCTGGGAAGCTATGGGCGGTCTCGACGAAGGTCTCGCCGTCGCCTTCAACGACGTGGATTTCTGTCTCCGGGTCCG